A window of the Oscillospiraceae bacterium genome harbors these coding sequences:
- a CDS encoding sugar ABC transporter permease has translation MSIPNGQAQGLVRQKNKAKYRGWLCAYLFIAPLMIGLIVFYIIPFIQSVLYSFTDIDSFNNATFIGMANYQKMFTDPDMWRSLGNTLLWVVITVPIGILLSLIVAALLNTNIKGKSAYRTLYFLPVVTMPAAIAMVWKWIFNGQFGILNQFLALFGIPAHNWITDPKYAFWMVMIVGIWSAMGYNMVILLAGMQGISGSYYEVASIEGANPFQQFFKVTLPLLTPTLFFVLLTSIISGFQVFDIIYMMIGKGSPAYESTQTILMLYYRNAFDYSNKGYASAVAVFLFLIILVITAVQMKLQKKWVNYD, from the coding sequence ATGAGCATCCCAAATGGACAGGCGCAGGGCTTGGTCCGACAAAAAAATAAAGCAAAATACCGCGGGTGGCTGTGCGCATATCTGTTTATTGCGCCCCTGATGATTGGTTTGATTGTGTTTTACATCATTCCTTTCATACAAAGTGTTCTTTACAGCTTTACAGATATCGACAGCTTTAATAATGCCACGTTTATCGGTATGGCAAATTACCAGAAGATGTTTACCGACCCGGACATGTGGCGCTCCCTCGGCAATACCCTTTTGTGGGTTGTTATTACAGTGCCAATCGGCATTCTGCTTTCGCTGATTGTCGCCGCGCTGCTAAACACAAACATCAAGGGAAAGTCCGCCTACCGCACACTTTACTTTCTGCCTGTGGTCACCATGCCCGCAGCCATTGCCATGGTGTGGAAGTGGATTTTTAACGGACAGTTTGGTATTCTCAATCAGTTTCTTGCGCTGTTTGGCATACCGGCGCACAACTGGATCACCGACCCAAAGTATGCCTTTTGGATGGTGATGATTGTCGGTATCTGGAGCGCCATGGGCTACAATATGGTTATCCTGCTTGCCGGTATGCAGGGCATTTCCGGTTCATACTATGAAGTGGCCTCGATTGAGGGCGCCAATCCCTTTCAGCAGTTTTTCAAAGTGACTCTTCCTCTTTTGACCCCGACTCTTTTCTTTGTCCTTTTAACTTCTATTATCAGCGGTTTCCAGGTTTTCGATATCATCTACATGATGATCGGAAAGGGCAGCCCGGCATACGAATCCACCCAGACGATTCTGATGCTGTACTACCGCAACGCCTTTGACTACTCGAATAAGGGCTATGCTTCGGCGGTTGCCGTATTCCTGTTCCTGATTATTCTGGTCATTACCGCGGTACAGATGAAGCTGCAGAAAAAGTGGGTAAATTATGACTGA
- a CDS encoding AraC family transcriptional regulator — protein MAYLTTQMKLPFQINEIITIHYFEYAKNFCFLGEEHNFWEFLYVDRGCVEVRAADKTVILKTGDMIFHEPMEFHALKAIQGTAPDLVVASFVCTSPEMDRLRRGLFHIDDTEKVLLSKIIMEARSAFSTPLNLPSVEQVQRSPQSEFGSEQLICIYLEELLIQLCRKQAHLPVVQAALLPAGASPSAAVSSSKEREQLNRIFEYLKCHVSERLTVPQISAAVLISRSCMQQLFHKSMNCGIMQYFNRMKISVAKQLIREGKRNFSEIAECLSFSNASYFTQCFRRETGMTPMEYAQSVSSISNALSHRGLAEKETAAVTAANETGPK, from the coding sequence ATGGCCTACCTTACCACGCAGATGAAGCTGCCCTTTCAAATAAATGAAATCATCACCATTCATTATTTTGAGTACGCCAAGAATTTTTGTTTCTTAGGGGAAGAGCACAACTTTTGGGAATTTCTCTATGTAGACCGCGGCTGTGTCGAAGTGCGCGCCGCAGACAAAACGGTTATTTTAAAGACAGGCGACATGATCTTTCATGAACCGATGGAGTTTCACGCGCTAAAAGCCATACAGGGCACCGCCCCCGACCTGGTTGTCGCGTCCTTTGTCTGCACCTCGCCGGAAATGGACCGCCTGCGCAGGGGGCTGTTTCATATTGACGATACAGAAAAGGTGCTGCTCTCTAAAATTATTATGGAAGCGCGCAGTGCCTTTTCCACACCGCTGAATCTGCCCTCTGTCGAGCAGGTGCAGCGCTCCCCGCAGTCAGAGTTCGGCAGCGAACAGCTTATCTGCATTTATTTAGAAGAGTTGCTGATTCAGCTTTGCCGCAAGCAGGCCCACCTGCCAGTGGTACAGGCCGCTCTGCTGCCCGCCGGGGCCTCCCCCTCTGCTGCTGTGTCGTCCTCTAAAGAGCGCGAACAGCTCAACCGCATTTTCGAGTACCTAAAGTGCCACGTTTCTGAGCGGCTGACGGTGCCGCAGATTTCCGCCGCCGTGCTCATCAGCCGCTCCTGTATGCAGCAGCTGTTTCATAAATCCATGAACTGCGGCATTATGCAGTATTTCAACCGTATGAAAATCAGCGTAGCAAAGCAGCTGATTCGCGAGGGCAAGCGAAACTTTTCGGAAATCGCCGAGTGCCTGTCTTTCAGCAATGCCTCTTATTTTACGCAGTGTTTCCGCCGCGAAACCGGCATGACCCCCATGGAATACGCGCAGTCTGTCAGCTCTATTTCAAACGCCCTCAGTCACCGCGGCTTAGCGGAAAAAGAGACAGCCGCTGTAACCGCAGCAAACGAAACCGGACCAAAGTAA
- a CDS encoding sugar ABC transporter substrate-binding protein: MKKAIKSVIAVALASTMAATALAGCGAGSSSGSAASAGGSGEKVTLNLGYWDNERQGDTMRKLVAAYTKENPNVTINLQYTPYKGGEYWTKLDASMNGGTAPDVFWMNCLHAKKYVNGNMLEPLDDALKAANIDVTKDFPTALSQIYTFNSKVYAVPKDFDTNAVWYNKEIFDAAKVPYPKDGWTWEDMVATAKKLTNSSKGIYGIASPLDFQTCYWNTIFANGGSIVSSDSKSTLYSDAKTMGGIQPWIDLILKDKVSPDINTLTDNSADSLFESGKLAMCYGASYMIAEYLSSDTIKGKVNLVSLPTLNGSKGNVINGLGYAVYSKSKQKEAAKKLAAWLGSAEAQKIQGEVGAVISARNDAQQYFTKTQPSLNLQVYIDAVADSKPLPTLTVSSELFDNESKYLKQAWAGTMTLKDACAKLDADNKTLLEKEK; encoded by the coding sequence ATGAAAAAGGCAATCAAATCCGTCATTGCTGTAGCACTTGCTTCGACAATGGCAGCAACAGCGCTGGCCGGCTGCGGCGCGGGCAGTTCCTCCGGTTCCGCAGCCTCTGCAGGCGGCTCCGGCGAAAAAGTTACGCTGAACCTCGGCTATTGGGACAACGAACGCCAGGGCGATACCATGAGAAAACTGGTTGCAGCCTACACCAAAGAAAATCCGAATGTAACCATCAACCTGCAGTACACGCCCTATAAAGGCGGCGAGTATTGGACAAAGCTGGACGCTTCTATGAACGGCGGCACTGCCCCGGATGTTTTCTGGATGAACTGCCTGCACGCAAAGAAGTACGTAAACGGCAATATGCTGGAGCCTCTGGACGATGCGCTGAAAGCGGCCAATATCGATGTCACCAAAGACTTCCCGACTGCCTTGTCTCAGATTTATACCTTTAACAGCAAGGTCTACGCTGTACCGAAAGACTTTGATACCAACGCTGTTTGGTACAACAAAGAAATTTTTGACGCGGCAAAGGTTCCTTACCCGAAAGACGGCTGGACCTGGGAAGATATGGTCGCCACCGCGAAAAAGCTGACAAATTCCTCTAAGGGCATTTACGGCATTGCTTCTCCGCTGGATTTCCAGACCTGCTACTGGAATACGATTTTTGCAAACGGAGGTTCCATTGTCTCCAGCGATTCCAAGTCAACCCTGTACAGTGATGCAAAGACCATGGGCGGCATTCAGCCATGGATTGACCTGATTCTCAAGGACAAGGTTTCCCCAGATATCAATACTTTGACCGATAACTCCGCCGATTCCCTGTTTGAGTCCGGCAAACTGGCCATGTGCTATGGCGCTTCTTATATGATCGCCGAGTATTTGAGCAGCGACACCATCAAGGGAAAAGTCAACCTGGTCAGCCTGCCCACCCTCAACGGCAGCAAGGGCAATGTCATCAACGGCCTGGGTTATGCTGTTTACAGCAAGTCTAAGCAAAAAGAAGCGGCCAAAAAACTCGCTGCATGGCTCGGCTCTGCAGAAGCACAGAAGATTCAGGGCGAAGTCGGCGCTGTTATTTCTGCCCGCAACGATGCACAGCAGTACTTTACCAAGACGCAGCCGTCTCTGAATCTGCAGGTTTATATCGACGCTGTCGCAGACTCGAAGCCGCTGCCGACCCTCACGGTTTCCAGTGAACTGTTTGACAACGAGTCCAAGTACCTGAAGCAGGCATGGGCGGGCACGATGACGCTGAAAGATGCGTGCGCAAAACTGGACGCAGATAACAAGACACTGCTCGAAAAAGAAAAGTAA
- a CDS encoding Gfo/Idh/MocA family oxidoreductase, whose product MGKKLTVAFAGLGNRGKDTYAPTVKLFSDRMEMAAIADIDPAKVEDVAKTYGIPKDRCYTSVEEMLAQPKLADAMFITTQDRQHVKQAVAALRKGYDLLMEKPISPVLDECREIVRVAKETGRKVVICHVLRYTPFYMKLKEILDAGTIGDVVSIMGIENVCYWHQCHSFVRGNWRNSDQTSPMILQKCCHDMDLYLWLANKTCKSVSSYGDTYLFKEENAPEGAALRCMDGCKAKENCPFDAEKIYLTNEDTGILHGHDGWPCEVLAMHPTEEKIREAIRTSPYGRCVFHCDNNVVDHQVVNLEMTDGTTMSFTMCAFTAQGGRYAKFMGTKGDIIADLGKNTIDIGVFGKKRDVIDVSKLAEDFSGHAGGDNQLVREFLDMELDGKVASNITSLERSMESHYIALAAERSRLRDGAVVTLEEMRSDT is encoded by the coding sequence ATGGGTAAAAAACTGACTGTCGCTTTTGCGGGACTTGGCAACCGGGGAAAAGATACCTATGCGCCAACCGTAAAACTCTTTTCCGACCGCATGGAGATGGCGGCTATCGCCGATATTGACCCGGCAAAGGTAGAGGATGTCGCCAAAACGTACGGGATCCCCAAAGACCGCTGCTATACAAGCGTCGAGGAAATGCTCGCACAGCCAAAGCTTGCCGATGCCATGTTTATTACAACCCAGGACCGCCAGCATGTCAAGCAGGCGGTTGCTGCACTGAGAAAAGGCTATGACCTGCTGATGGAGAAGCCGATTTCGCCGGTTTTGGATGAGTGCCGCGAGATAGTGCGGGTGGCAAAAGAGACTGGCCGCAAGGTTGTCATCTGCCATGTGCTGCGGTACACACCTTTTTATATGAAACTCAAAGAGATACTGGACGCCGGCACCATTGGCGATGTGGTTTCCATTATGGGCATTGAAAACGTCTGCTACTGGCACCAGTGCCATTCCTTTGTGCGCGGCAACTGGCGCAATTCCGACCAGACCAGCCCCATGATTCTGCAGAAATGCTGTCATGATATGGACCTGTACCTTTGGCTTGCCAACAAAACTTGCAAGAGCGTTTCCTCTTACGGCGATACCTATCTCTTTAAAGAAGAAAATGCGCCGGAGGGCGCCGCCCTGCGCTGCATGGATGGTTGCAAAGCAAAAGAAAACTGCCCCTTTGATGCAGAAAAGATTTACTTGACCAATGAAGATACCGGAATTCTGCATGGTCACGACGGCTGGCCGTGCGAGGTGCTGGCAATGCATCCGACCGAGGAGAAAATCCGCGAGGCAATCCGCACCAGTCCTTACGGCCGCTGTGTTTTCCACTGTGATAACAATGTAGTGGACCATCAAGTGGTTAACTTGGAAATGACCGACGGCACAACCATGAGCTTTACCATGTGCGCATTTACTGCACAGGGCGGCCGCTATGCAAAGTTTATGGGTACAAAAGGTGATATTATCGCCGACCTGGGCAAAAATACCATAGATATCGGCGTGTTTGGCAAAAAACGCGACGTTATCGATGTTTCTAAATTGGCAGAGGACTTTTCCGGCCATGCCGGCGGCGACAACCAGTTGGTGCGCGAGTTCCTTGACATGGAACTCGACGGCAAGGTCGCCTCCAACATCACGTCACTTGAGCGCTCTATGGAAAGCCACTATATTGCCCTTGCGGCAGAGCGTTCCCGCTTGCGCGATGGCGCGGTGGTCACCCTAGAAGAAATGCGCAGTGATACCTAA
- a CDS encoding carbohydrate ABC transporter permease, with product MKLRKRGRIVVHIILLLGLIIVVFPFIWMLLTSFKTHAEAVQVPPCIFPKHLNLEGYTKIFTELPFLQVYCNTIISTIVTVVAQVVLCSMAGYAFGRLEFPGKNVIFLLILSVLMVPGQIFLVPQYLIIMHMGLLDTIAALFLPNLFSAFGTFLLRQFFMSLPKELEEAAVLDGCNQFQTFGKIMLPLAKPGIVSLVIFTAKFAWNDFMWPLIVNTSLDKTILGPALSALQGQYTNDYTGQMAGAVLSVIPIVILFFIFQKQFIEGVAQAGIKG from the coding sequence ATGAAACTCAGAAAGAGAGGACGGATCGTAGTCCACATTATTCTGCTGCTTGGTTTGATCATCGTAGTGTTTCCCTTTATCTGGATGCTCCTGACCTCTTTCAAGACACATGCAGAAGCTGTGCAGGTCCCTCCGTGTATTTTCCCAAAGCATTTGAATCTGGAAGGTTACACAAAGATTTTTACTGAACTTCCATTTTTACAAGTCTACTGCAATACCATTATTTCCACAATCGTAACCGTGGTGGCGCAGGTTGTGCTGTGCTCTATGGCGGGTTATGCGTTTGGCCGGCTGGAGTTCCCCGGCAAAAACGTCATCTTCCTGCTGATTCTATCCGTTTTAATGGTTCCCGGGCAGATTTTCTTAGTCCCGCAGTACCTGATTATCATGCACATGGGCCTGCTGGATACCATTGCGGCGCTGTTCCTGCCAAACCTGTTTAGTGCATTTGGTACCTTCCTGCTGCGGCAGTTCTTTATGTCGCTGCCCAAAGAGCTGGAAGAGGCCGCTGTGCTGGACGGCTGCAATCAGTTCCAGACTTTCGGCAAGATTATGCTGCCGCTGGCAAAGCCCGGCATTGTCTCTCTGGTGATTTTCACCGCGAAGTTCGCATGGAACGACTTCATGTGGCCGCTGATTGTCAACACTTCGCTGGATAAGACCATTTTGGGCCCGGCGCTGTCGGCGCTGCAGGGGCAGTACACAAACGACTATACCGGCCAAATGGCGGGCGCGGTTCTGTCGGTTATTCCGATTGTTATTCTGTTCTTCATTTTCCAAAAGCAGTTTATCGAGGGTGTCGCGCAGGCCGGAATCAAGGGCTGA